In Prunus dulcis chromosome 2, ALMONDv2, whole genome shotgun sequence, a single genomic region encodes these proteins:
- the LOC117618470 gene encoding transcription repressor OFP2-like, protein MARRSPCNLGNVKSLIRSMNDSFTDTAGAMDVTEEHNKKRENKEKQRWRNRVSLSASLPDDVCGVFAGSECLVKYSTDPIFDMRESILGMIRYEGVCDWNDMKELVYCYVALNPPEVHEIVREAFLSLCSN, encoded by the exons ATGGCGCGTCGAAGCCCATGCAATTTGGGCAACGTTAAATCTCTGATCCGATCCATGAATGACTCATTCACTGACACT GCAGGAGCCATGGATGTCACCGAGGAACATaacaagaagagagaaaacaaagagaagcaGAGGTGGAGAAACAGAGTCAGCCTCTCAGCCAGCTTGCCTGATGATGTTTGTGGTGTTTTTGCAGGTAGCGAATGCTTGGTCAAGTACAGCACAGACCCAATTTTTGATATGAGGGAATCAATACTAGGGATGATCCGGTACGAGGGTGTTTGTGATTGGAATGATATGAAAGAGTTAGTTTACTGTTATGTTGCTCTTAACCCACCAGAGGTTCATGAAATTGTTAGGGAAGCTTTTCTCAGTTTATGTTctaattaa